The segment GTGCATCGGCTTCATGGAAGGGGTCTTCCTGCGCGAGGAAGCCTGGTTCGAGAATGCCGAAGAGGAAGTGAGCGAAATGCTGCTGCCGATCATGGTCGGTTCGGGCCTGTTCGACGAGCAGCCTGAATTTGCCGACATCGCCAGCAATGCCAGCCTTCAGGACGACATGATCGTGCAGATTCCCGAGGCCTTGACCGCGCTGTTCCTGTTGTTGCATGCCCCAGAAGAGAAACCGGCCCTGCTCAAGCCCCGTCACCACTAAGCCGGGCATGCGCTACCTGCTGCTGGCCATCGGCTGGCTGAGCGTGGCGCTGGGCGTGGTTGGCATCTTCCTGCCGGTGCTGCCGACCACGCCGTTTCTCCTGCTGGCAGCGGCGTGTTTTGCCCGCAGCTCGCCACGCTTTCACGACTGGTTGGTCAATCACCCTCGCCTGGGGCCCTGGATCCGGGGCTACCTAGGCGGCGAGGGTATGCCCCTCAAAGCCAAGGCCTATGCCATAGGCCTGATGTGGTTGAGCATCGCCGTTTCCTGCTATCTGGTTCCGTTTCCCTGGGCACGGTTGTTCATGCTGGCCAGTGCGGTGGGTGTAACGTTCTACATTCTTCGGCAAAAAACCTACAGACAGCCTGAGTGACAATAATTTGTCGCCAAATATCAATTTGGCCTACCCCGCCATTCTTTTATCTAGATTCGTTCTGGAACTGCCTGCAGCCGCCACTTTGCGCCCGCTCGACAGCGCTTGATGACATCTGAGTCAGCAGCTTCCCTTCGCAGCGTTAGACAATTAATGTCGAACATGGCACGTTGATATGAATAAATCTTCTTACTCATCTCAATGAATGTACTTAGCTGTGGGCTTAAAAACCTGCAACACTATACGGCATCGGAATATAGTCATTTTTTTGGCGATTTGTAGGAAAACCCAGGATCAGGGAGAGGTACCCATGCGTCTTTTGAACCCCATCACCAGTGCGTTGCTGTTGGCTCTGGCAAGTGCTCACGTGCAGGCGATGTCGATCACCGAAGCTGTCCAAAGCGCTGTGGACTACCACCCCCAGGTCAGCTCGAACCGCAACAGCAAGTTGTCTGCCGATGAAGATGTGAAGTTCGCCCGCGGCGGCTACTACCCATCCGTCGACCTGGTGGCGGGCTACGGTCGCCAGCGCTCGGACAACGCCAACACGCGTGCCGAAGGCCGTCATAACAAGGAAACCCTCAACTATTCCCAGGCCGACCTGCGCCTGCGGCAGATGATCTTCGATGGCTTCAACACCTCCAGCGAAGTGGGCCGCACCCAAGCGGTCTCCACCTCCCGTGCGTACTACACCCAGGCAGTGGCTCAGGACGTTGCCTTGCGCGCCATCGAGGTGTACCTGGAAGTGCTCAAGCGCCGCGAACTGGTAAGCCTGGCCAAGAACAACCTGCAAGCCCACCTGCGGGTGAACGACCAGATCGGCCTGCGCAACGAACGGGGTGTCGGCAGTACAGCTGACCTGGACCAGTCCCGTGCTCGTCGCGCCCTGGCGGAGAACAACCTCGATACCGCCGAGGTGGACCTGGCCGATGCCGAAGCCAACTTCTTCAGTGTCGTGGGCCGTGTACCGGATGAGCTGGAAGATCCGCAAGCGGTCGCCGTGCAAATGCCAGCAACGCTGGAAGAAGCACGCGAAGGCATGCGCCAGAACAACCCTTACATCAAGTCGGCCCAGGCGGACGTGAACGCCGCCGAAGAGCAGTACAAGGTTGCCAAGTCGACCTTCTACCCGCGCTTTGATGCCATTCTGGCCACCGGTGCCAACAACAATACCGGCGGTGAAAAAGGCCACAGCAACAACGACTGGCAGGCAGGCGTTGAGATGAACTACAACCTGTTCCGCGGCGGCAGCGACAAGGCCCGCCTGAACTCCGACGCGCACAAGATCAACCAGGCCATGGACATTCGCAACAATGCACTGCGCGAGCTGACCGAAAACCTGAGCCTGGCCTGGAACGCCTTGAACAACGCCAGCAAGCAGCTGCCTACCGCGCGCGAGTACGCCGACACCACCAAACGGGTGCGCGCCGCCTACCAGGACCAGTTCGGTCTGGGCCAACGTACCCTGCTGGACGTGCTCGACAGTGAGAACGAGCTGTACAACGCGGACCGTCGCTACACCGAGGTGCGCTACACCGAAGCCTATTCCCGCTACCGGGTACTGGCCACCATGGGCGAGCTGTTGAGCAAGCAGCGCATCTCGCTACCGCCTGACGCCTACGCAGCCACCGAAGTGCGCACTGAAGCTCATCTGCCCGAGATGCGCTGACCAGACCGGGGCGTCGCTCAGGGCGCCCCTGTATCCTTGTGATGATTGCGCTCGTAGGTGCCGGCACCCATGGCTTGGATCTGCCCTTCGATCAAGGCCTCGAACGGCGCCAGCACCGCGTCGAAGCTGGCAGGGTACTCCAGCACGTTCAAGGCCTGCACCACCGCCTCGATGGTCGAAAGCGCGCCTGCCTCAGGCGCCTTGCGCAGACGATAGCGTGACGGCGTCACATTCCCCAAGGTGACCTTCGGCAGAGCCGCCAGCAGCGGATTGAGATACATCAGCTTGCGCGCCTTGCGCCAGGTACCGTCCGGCACGACCAGCAACAACGGTGTGTCGTCGGTCTGCGTGTAAGGCCCGAGCGCTTGCGCCCCCTCGCTCGGAAACAACACCACTGGCCGGTAACCCGGCATTGCCAGCCATCGGTCCAGGTCGTCGAATACCTCACCCACGTGCAGCTGCGCATTGATCAAGCCTAGCGCTGCCAGGCGAGCCGTGTTCAGCGCATGGGACGCTTCGCTTGGGTGCTGCAACAGCAACACGCGGGTCCTGCTGCCGATCGCAGGTATCAAGGCGCAGAGGCAATGGTCGAGGGGGCGCAGGCAGCGCTCGCAGCGGGGTCTGGACATGGGGTCTCCTTGGCCGCGCATTGTGCCACAGAACCGCAGATCAACCGGCACGCCTTCAGCCCAAAGCGTGCCCAGCGCAGGTGTGGGCGATCAGCGATTGAAGCGCTCGGCCAGGCCATAGAGGTAGTCGGCCATGCGTTCGAGGTCTTGGCTGATCTGCGCGCCTTGCCGTGCCTGCCCGGCGCTTTGATCGCACAACTGGGCGATGCGCGTGATCTGCTGGTTGATGTCTTCAGCCACATGGCTTTGCTGTTCGGAAGCAGCAGCCATCTGTTGGCTCATGCCTGTGATCCTGCTGACCGCCTGGGCGATGCCGACCAGCGCGTTCTGCACGGCCTCAACGCTTTGCCTGCTGTCGCGCGCGATGCGCTCGCCGTGGCCGGCGGAACTCACTGCCCGCTCGGTGCCCGCGCGCAGGGTGGCGATGATCTGATGAATTTCCTCGGTCGAGGTGCGGGTGCGCTGTGCCAGCGAACGGACCTCGTCGGCCACCACGGCAAACCCCCGCCCCTGCTCCCCCGCACGGGCCGCTTCGATGGCAGCGTTAAGTGCCAGTAGGTTGGTCTGCTCGGCAATGGCTGTGATCACATCGACCACGCTGCCGATGGACTGGGTCTGCTGGGCGAGTGCGTTGACGGCCTGGCCAATATCACTGACCGCATCACTCATGCTGTCCATGGCATGGAGGCTCTGCTGGGCCAGCTCACTGCCGCGCTGAGCCAATTGATCGGCATCGCCGGCAGCATGGGCCGTGCTCTGGACGTTCTGCGTGACCTGCTGGATGGTTGCCGCCATCTCGGCGATGGCAGTGGCGGACTGATCCGTTTCACTGCGTTGACGGTCAAGCATCGAGGCCTGTGTGTCTGACAGTTTGGAGGATTGTGAAGCCCGGTCCTTTACCCCCACGCCTGCATCCTCAAGCCGGGTCAAGGCGGTTTGCAAGCGCGCTTCTTCACTCAGCATGGCCAGATCCATTTGCCCATGCAGCCCGGGGCTGGCGCTATAGGTCAGCGCCACCAGCGGGCTGGTGAAGGCCCTGGGGTGTGCAGCCAACGTGCGCTGTATGGCTTGGCTGTGCTGGCGCTCGATGACGTACCAGGCCAGCAGCAGGCTGGTCATCAATACCGCCAGTGCAGCGTAGGCCGGCAGGCTGGCGTAGGCGAACGCCGATAGCGCTCCGGCGGCGGCAAGCGGCCAGCCAGTCCCCAGGCATTGGCCCACACGTGCCACCCACGGCAACGGCGCACGGTCACTGCGCAGGCGGGCATACAGGCGCTCGGCACGGGCGATCTGCGCGCGGCTGGGCACTGAACGTACTGACTCGTAACCACTGACGCGGCCTTGTTCGTAGATGGGCGTGACGTAGGCACTGACCCAGTAATAGTCACCGTTCTTTGCTCGGTTTTTGACGATACCCATCCAGGGCTTGCCCTGCTTGATGGTGTCCCACATATGGCCAAACACCGCGGCGGGCATGTCCGGATGACGTACCAAATTGTGGGGCTGACCTACCAGTTCGTCATAAGTGAAGCCACTGATGGCCACGAACGCTTCGTTGCAGTAGGTGATTCGGCTATCGAGATCGGTGGTCGAGATCAGGCGCTGGTCACCGGGGAAGGTTCTTTCATACTCGGTGACGGGCAAGTTCGTGCGCATCTTCGGCGATCCTTGCAGGATGAAAATGGGAGAAAAGTAGGCGCAAGGTTGATATGTAGCAGAGCGCTTTCAAATAGGAGGCCGTAGCCGCAGGAAATTATTGCATCCTGACGAAATACATCAACGCAATGTTTACGCCAGTGTCGCAGCTGGCTGAAACAGGTCGCAAAGCGCGGGGATGAGTGGGTGAAAGGGGGATATTACGGAGGGAGAAGCAGGGCTCGATCAGTGCTGCCGAAAGCCGTTATGAACAACCAGAGCCCTAGAGCGGGTGCGCCAAGGAACAAAAACGCCTGATTAGAACAAAGAAGCCGCTCCGCCCCGAAAGGTAGAGCGGCCTTCGCTCGCTCAGCGGCGGCGTGGCTGACGGGGGCGCTGCTTTTCATCAGTCGGGATGGGCACCGGCTGCAAGGGCGGCGGAATCAAACCCAAGGCAACCCCGAGGTCGTGGAGCCAGTTGTACAGTGCTTTATTCATAATGCCCCCTTTACGGGTAAGCCTAACGGCGAATCAGTTTGGCGCTGCCTTATACAGATCATAGCCGCATGTATGGGCTGACGCCTACGTCTGATCTTACAGATGGGGGTGATTGTGACGCCGATCAAGCCGCTTGGGGGATTTCCTGGCACCGCCAATCGTTTCCCTATGTTACTGCTAGGTTCTGGCCTTACCCGACCCATTTGCGCAGTTGCTGCCGTACCCAGGGTTCGGCACTCACCAGAACCACGCCCACGAGCACCAGCACAGCGCCAAGCACGAAGTTCACGGTCAGCGGTTCGCCCAGGATCAACACCCCGAAGGTGACGCCGAACAGGGGCGTGATGAATGAAAACACAGCCAGGTTCGATGCCAGGTACTTGCGCAGCAGCCAGAACCAGGTCAGGTAACTGATGAACGAGACGATTACGCCCTGGAACAACACGCTCCCAATCGCCAGCGGCGTCATGACCACATCGCCGGCCTGCCCCGTGATCAGCCCAATAAGCAGTAAGCCGACAAAACCTACCGCTAGCTGATAGAACAGGGTAAGGGTTGCCGGTGCCTCGGAAAGCCGCGACCCCCTGACCACGACCGTGGTCGCGCCCCATGCCAAGCCGGCGAGTACCCCAAAGGCATCCCCCAGCAAGGTGCGCCCGTCCATCTCGGCCCATGAGGTCCCACCCACAAAGGCCAGTGCAATGCCCGCGAACGCCAGCAGTATGCCTAGCCATTGCAACAGTCTCAGCCGTTCGCTGGGCAGCATGAAATGAAGGCCAAGGGCGGTGAAGATGGGCGCTGTGTACAAGAACACCGACATGTGAGCGGCCGTGGTCAGCTTGAGTCCTTCGGCGATGAACAGAAACTCGAGTCCGAACAATCCGCCCGCCAACACACCTGCTCGCCAAGTCCCCCCTACCTGTTTCCAGTCGCCGCGCCACAGTACCATCAGCCCGACCAGCACCGCAGCGATGCAGTTGCGCAGGGTTGCCTGCATCACTGGGGCAATGTCCACGGCGGCCGTTTTGATCAGCACCTGCTGGCTGCCCCAGATCAGGCAAAGCACCACCATGACCTGAAACGCAAAGGCATCGGGGTTCTTGCGGGCCACGCTCATCGGCGGACCTCGAGATGGTGCAAAGGCATGCGCAGTGATTCACCTGAAAAAAAAGACACGGGATTATCAATTCACGCATGCCTCGCTGGCCAGCTTTAAATGGCACCACCGGCAATCTGCGCCTTGGACGAGACGTGTTCAAAGGTGCTTTCATCCAGCGCATCATCCTGATCATCCAGCACTTGCCGCGGGTGTTCGAAGCCTGGAATGCTGCTGTCGATCAGGCTCATCAGGCGCGACCCTCGCTCGGTCAGCACGAAGTTCTCGCCGTTTCCACCCTCCTCTTCCGGGCGGCTTTGAATATAGCCTCGCTCCAGAAGCAGCTTCTCGTATTCGCAGGCCTGGCTTTTGAGGCGATCCAGGTCACCGACGGGTTCACCCTTGGCCGCCAGGTCAGCGGCGTGCGCTTCGGCATAAGGGCGGGGCGTGAAATTCTGCCCACTGCCGTTCTGCACTTCATGCAACAAGCGTTCGATCAGGTCCCAGTTGTAGATGGTACGCATGCGATTGCCTCCTGGTGTGCGTCGAGGATGTACACAGGTGTGGGACCTTTCAAATCTGCGCACGTTCCGCGCAAATGGCCTGGAGGTCACGTGCTTTAGCTGCAATAAGCCACACCGAACCCTGGCCACTTATCCCTGATCGTGAACCAATCGGCTCGCCGCGCCTCAACCGTCCATCAACCACGCCGGAGGAGCAAAGGATGAAACCACTGCTGCGTATCACATGCCTGGTTACACTGTTCAGCGCGTTGCCCGCCTGGGCATGCACGCCCGAAGAAGCGACGCAAAAACGCGAGGAACTGGCTGGGCTGGTGGCTCAACTGACCGAACAGAACCCGACGAAGGCCAAGGAAATGAATGAGGAACTGCAAGGCATGCAATTGGGCACCGCCAGCAAGGACTTGCCGGACAAGTGTCAGTTGATCGACACGCGTATCAAGGAATTGAAAGCGGCCGAAAAAAAGGCAGGATGACGCCAGGACGGTAGCTGCCAGGGCGGCGCTGAGCGCTGCCCTGGCACAGGCACCCGGCCTTACTCGGCCGACGGCTTGCGCTTCTTCAACGGCGCGAGCCCATCGGAGCTGGTCAACGGTGCGTTGGCCCTTGGCTTGGCCGTAGGCTTGCGCTTGGCACTGGCCTTCTTGTCGCCACCTTTCTTGTCCGTCTTCTTCTTTTTGGTGCTGGCAGCTTTGCCAGACGCCTTGACTTTCTTGGGCCCGCTATAGGTGCCTTTGACTTCCTTGATGACCCGGCGCTCGAACTGCTGCTTAAGGTAGCGCTCGATGCTGGACATCAGGTTCCAGTCGTTATGGGTGATCAGCGAGATCGCCAGGCCTTCGCCCCCGGCGCGCCCGGTACGACCCACACGGTGCACGTATTCATCGCCGCTGCGTGGCATGTCGAAGTTTATGACCAGGTCCAGGCCGTCGATGTCCAGGCCCCGCGCGGCCACGTCGGTGGCGACCAGCACCTTGGAGCTGCCCTGCTTGAAGCGCTCGATGGCCAGCTTGCGGTCTTTCTGGTCCTTCTCGCCATGCAGCACGAATGCCTTGACGTCCTTGGCGACCAGGTGGCCATAGATACGGTCAGCCATGGCGCGGGTATTGGAGAAGATGATCGCCTTGTCGAAGGTTTCGTTGGCCAGCAGCCATTGCACGATCTGCTCTTTGTGCTGGTCATGGTCGGCCGTGATGATCTGCTGGCGGGTGCCCTCGGCCAGCTGCGATACGCTGTTGAGCATCAGGTGCTCAGGGTCTTTCAGGACCTTGCCGATCATGTCGCGCAACGCCGCGCCGCCGGTAGTGGCCGAGAACAGCAGGGTCTGCTCGCGGTTTTCGCATTCTTTGCACAGGCGTTCCATGTCCTCGGCAAAGCCCATGTCGAGCATGCGGTCGGCTTCGTCCAGAATCAGCACCTGGACGTGGGACAGGTCGAGGTTGCCGGCGTTGAGCTGCTCGAGCAAACGGCCCGGCGTGCCGATCAGCACGTCCGGCACCTTGCGCAGCATGGCGGCCTGTTCCTTGAAGTCTTCGCCGCCGGTTACAAGGCCCGACTTGATGTAAGTGAACTGCGAGAACAGCTGCACCTGCTTGAGGGTCTGCTGTGCCAGCTCACGGGTGGGCAGCAGGATCAGCGCGCGAATCTCCACACGGCGCTCGCGCAGATCGACCAGACGATTGAGCAGCGGCAGAACGAACGCCGCCGTCTTGCCACTGCCGGTCTGCGCGGTGACACGCAGGTCCCGCCCTTGCAGCGCCAGGGGAATGGCGGCGGCCTGCACCGGGGTAGGCTCGACGAAGTTAAGCTCGGCCACGGCTTTGAGCAGGCGTTCGTGCAAGGCGAATTGGGAGAACACGGAGGTAACCTCAGGCAAGTACGGAAATCAGCTGCATAGGGTAACGTTTTCTAGCGATTTAGCCGAATTTCTTTTGGCATGGGGCTGCCCATCCGCGTTCTAATAACGCCTCGTTTGGCAACAAGACTGTAAGCAAGCCCATGGACATCCAACGCTTCTGGCGCGACTCCCTCGACCTGTGGGGTACCCTCGATCAACACCCCATGCTGCACGCCGCTATCGGCCTGGCCGTACTGCTGGTGATATCGCTGATTCTAGGGCGCCTGGCGCGCTTTCTGGTGCTGCACGGCGCTCGCCTGCTGGCACGCCAGCCTGCCCTGAAATGGCTCGACGACCTGCGGCACAACAAGGTTTTCCACCGCCTGGCGCAGACCACACCGTCGCTGGTCCTGCAGTTCGGGCTCAAGCTGGTGCCAGAGTTGTCCGACACCGCCCAGCTTTTTCTGGGCAACCTGGCGTTGGCTTTCACGCTGCTGTTCATGACCATGGCCCTGTCGTGCCTGCTCGATGCCCTGCTCGACATCTATGCCCGCACCGAGCACGCCCGCACACGCTCCATCAAGGGCTATGTGCAACTGGCCAAGATGATGCTGTGGATCTTCGCGGCCATCGTCATCGTCGCCACCCTTATCGACCGTTCACCGTTGCTACTGCTGTCAGGCCTGGGCGCGATGTCAGCCGTGCTGCTGTTGGTGTACAAGGACACGCTCTTGTCATTCGTGGCCAGCGTGCAGCTGACCAGCAACGACATGCTGCACGTCGGCGACTGGATCGAAATGCCCCAGGTCGGCGCCGATGGCGATGTGGTGGACATCACCCTGCACACGGTCAAGGTGCAGAACTTCGACAAGACCATCGTCTCCATCCCCACCTGGCGCCTGATGAGCGAATCGTTCCGCAATTACCGTGGCATGCAGCAATCAGGCGGCCGGCGCATCAAGCGCAGCCTGTTCATCGACGCGGCCGGGGTCCGTTTCCTGACCCGTGAAGAGGAGCAGCGCCTGAGTCAGGTACGCCTGCTGGGTGACTACCTGGCCGGCAAACGTCAGGAGCTGCAAAGCTGGAACGAAGCCTTGGGGCCGGTGGCGGAACTCTCGGCCAACCGGCGCAAGCTGACCAACATTGGCACCTTCCGCGCCTTCGCATTGGCCTACCTGAGAAACCACCCGGACGTGCACGCGAACATGACCTGCATGGTCCGCCAGATGCAGACCACGGCAGAAGGCGTGCCGCTGGAGATCTACTGCTTCACCACCACCACGGTGTGGGCCGAGTACGAGCGCATTCAGGGGGATATCTTCGATTACCTGCTGGCGGTGTTGCCGGAGTTTGGGTTGAGCTTGTATCAGCAGCCCAGTGGCAACGATATGCGCGTTGGCCTGGCCGGGCATGTTGCGCCCGTACAGGCGCCGATGTCGCGGCGGGTTGAGGAAATGAGCGAGGCTTGAGCCAGGGAGGCTGAGCTCAAGGCTCGCAAGCCCCTCGAACCAGCCCCGTGCTCTTCGGTCTGATGACCCTGATACCCCCCGTCATCAACACGCACTCACACGGATGTACCCTATGACCGAGCAAATCATCTACCCGGCCGACGACAACAGCCCTGCCCTTCAAACCGCCATCGCCAATGCGCAGGCCACGTTCAAGTTTTTCTGGCGCGAGCTTTCCTGGGAGGCACGCCGGATTATCAAGGGCCTGGACATGGCCGCCGTGAAGATGGCTTTTCCGGTCCACGGTGATGATCCGGAACTGCCAACCGTGGAGAACATGTGGCTCAGCGAGGTGGCGTTCGACGGCGTCTCGATCAGCGGCGTGCTGCTCAACGAACCGGAATGGGCCACGGGCTTCGATGCATCGCAGCGGGTGACGCTGCCGTTTTCGGCGCTCACCGACTGGATGTACGTGTCTGCCGGCGAGGTCTATGGAGGCTTCACCATCGATGCGATGCGCAGCGAGATGCCCGCAGCCGAACGTGCTGAACACGATGCGGCCTGGGGCCTGCAATTTGCTGAGCCCGGCTTCGTGGCGCTCGTACCGGCGCCCAAAGGGCAATCCCAGGTGTTGCTCTCGCGGGCTCTGGATACGCCGGCCGACGCACAAGCGCTCAAGCAGCTGGAAGAGGCTGACCATCCCATGGCCGTGAACATGGTGGCGCAGGTGCACGATGCACTGGTGCAACACCCTGCCATGGTCACCGATCCCGATGAGGGCGGTTGGTTGCTGCTGCACCGCGAGACGTTGGCGGGCAACTACCCGGTGGTGAGTGCTCTGCTTGAGCACGGGGCCGACACCTCGGCGCTCAACTCGTTGGGGCAAACGCCGTTGCAATTGGCCGAGCAGGCAGGATGGCCGCGACTGGTGCGACTGTTGCGCGGGGAAGAGGCACCGCTGGCAGCGCCGCAAGCCCCTGCCCAGCAGGCGCGATTCGCTGAACCTGACAAGGCGCAGACGCACACCCGGCCACACGCCCAGACGCAGCCACGGGAACACAGCCGGTCCCGCTGGATGTTCGTGGCTGGCGTGGTAATCGTGGTGGTCATGATCTGGCTGCTGGCGCGCTAGCGGCCTGCCCGACGGTCCAGTAGCGATGTCGGTGAGGCGTTCTGGACCAGCGCCTCACCTCAGCGTTCTGGGCCCGGCCAGCGTCTTGCTGAACGCGACCCGAATCTGTAAACGTTTGAACCGCTCATTCATTGCGCATACCCCAATGCGTACAGCAGCGCCGTCAAGGTGAGCAGCGAGACTACCGTTGACCAGAGAATGGTCCTGGATATCAACCCCGCATCCCGGTTGTAGTACTCCGCCAGCATGAACGGCCCAGTGCCGGTGGGCAGCGCGGCCAGCAGCACGGCCGAGGCGGCCCATATCTCGGGCAGGTGAAACACCTTGTAGGCCAGGACCCAAGTCAGCGCCGGCTGGCCGACCAATTTCAACACTACCAGCGGCCAGGGGCTGGCCTGTGCGCGCGGCTGTTTCTCTGCCAGAAATGCTCCGAGCGACACCAATGCACAGGGCGTGGTGGCCAATGCGAGCATGTCGAGCAAGTGCATCACCGGTTCGGCCAGCCCCAGCCCGGTCATGGCCCACGCTGCACCTGCCAGCGGCGCGACGACTAGCGGGTTCTTGGCCAGTGCCCTGAGCACCAGGCCCACGGCGCGGCCGACCTCGGGCTCATCCTGCAAGCCGATCTCGATCAACATCAGCGACAGAGCAAATACCAGGCAGACCACGATCAACGACGAAATCAGCGCTGGCTGCAAGCCAGGCTGACCGAACAGCAGCAGGCACAAGGGAATGCCGATGTAGCCGGTATTGGCGTAGCCGGCACTCAGCCCATCGATGCTCGACGCCACTAATCCATGGCCGCCACGCAGCCGCCACAGCAGGGTAATCGCAAACATCCCCAGCGCCCCGGCGCCAAATGCGGCGATGAACCCAGGGTGCCAGATTTCGGCCCAGGTGGCCGTGGCGGTGACCTTGAACAGCAAGGCCGGCAGGCACAACCAGACCACCATCTTGTTGATTTCGGCCGCCGCCTTGTCGCCCAATTTGTTGGTGCGGCGGCATAGGTAGCCGACGATGATCAAGGCGAAGATCGGTGCAACAATCACGAAAACGGTATGCATGTCAGGCTTTGCCGGGCATCGGAGCTTGTGCCCGTCCACTGAAACGGCTTAGCCATACAGATCCCAGAATAATGGCACCGCCTGCCAGAAGCCGTCCAAGCGGTTCATGCTGATTCCAGATCAGCAGGTTGAGCAGCAGCCCCACCGGCACGTGCAGGTTGTTCATGACGGC is part of the Pseudomonas parafulva genome and harbors:
- a CDS encoding YbaN family protein, whose translation is MRYLLLAIGWLSVALGVVGIFLPVLPTTPFLLLAAACFARSSPRFHDWLVNHPRLGPWIRGYLGGEGMPLKAKAYAIGLMWLSIAVSCYLVPFPWARLFMLASAVGVTFYILRQKTYRQPE
- a CDS encoding TolC family outer membrane protein, coding for MRLLNPITSALLLALASAHVQAMSITEAVQSAVDYHPQVSSNRNSKLSADEDVKFARGGYYPSVDLVAGYGRQRSDNANTRAEGRHNKETLNYSQADLRLRQMIFDGFNTSSEVGRTQAVSTSRAYYTQAVAQDVALRAIEVYLEVLKRRELVSLAKNNLQAHLRVNDQIGLRNERGVGSTADLDQSRARRALAENNLDTAEVDLADAEANFFSVVGRVPDELEDPQAVAVQMPATLEEAREGMRQNNPYIKSAQADVNAAEEQYKVAKSTFYPRFDAILATGANNNTGGEKGHSNNDWQAGVEMNYNLFRGGSDKARLNSDAHKINQAMDIRNNALRELTENLSLAWNALNNASKQLPTAREYADTTKRVRAAYQDQFGLGQRTLLDVLDSENELYNADRRYTEVRYTEAYSRYRVLATMGELLSKQRISLPPDAYAATEVRTEAHLPEMR
- a CDS encoding tRNA-uridine aminocarboxypropyltransferase, with the translated sequence MSRPRCERCLRPLDHCLCALIPAIGSRTRVLLLQHPSEASHALNTARLAALGLINAQLHVGEVFDDLDRWLAMPGYRPVVLFPSEGAQALGPYTQTDDTPLLLVVPDGTWRKARKLMYLNPLLAALPKVTLGNVTPSRYRLRKAPEAGALSTIEAVVQALNVLEYPASFDAVLAPFEALIEGQIQAMGAGTYERNHHKDTGAP
- a CDS encoding PA1414 family protein — encoded protein: MNKALYNWLHDLGVALGLIPPPLQPVPIPTDEKQRPRQPRRR
- a CDS encoding DMT family transporter encodes the protein MSVARKNPDAFAFQVMVVLCLIWGSQQVLIKTAAVDIAPVMQATLRNCIAAVLVGLMVLWRGDWKQVGGTWRAGVLAGGLFGLEFLFIAEGLKLTTAAHMSVFLYTAPIFTALGLHFMLPSERLRLLQWLGILLAFAGIALAFVGGTSWAEMDGRTLLGDAFGVLAGLAWGATTVVVRGSRLSEAPATLTLFYQLAVGFVGLLLIGLITGQAGDVVMTPLAIGSVLFQGVIVSFISYLTWFWLLRKYLASNLAVFSFITPLFGVTFGVLILGEPLTVNFVLGAVLVLVGVVLVSAEPWVRQQLRKWVG
- a CDS encoding DEAD/DEAH box helicase; translated protein: MFSQFALHERLLKAVAELNFVEPTPVQAAAIPLALQGRDLRVTAQTGSGKTAAFVLPLLNRLVDLRERRVEIRALILLPTRELAQQTLKQVQLFSQFTYIKSGLVTGGEDFKEQAAMLRKVPDVLIGTPGRLLEQLNAGNLDLSHVQVLILDEADRMLDMGFAEDMERLCKECENREQTLLFSATTGGAALRDMIGKVLKDPEHLMLNSVSQLAEGTRQQIITADHDQHKEQIVQWLLANETFDKAIIFSNTRAMADRIYGHLVAKDVKAFVLHGEKDQKDRKLAIERFKQGSSKVLVATDVAARGLDIDGLDLVINFDMPRSGDEYVHRVGRTGRAGGEGLAISLITHNDWNLMSSIERYLKQQFERRVIKEVKGTYSGPKKVKASGKAASTKKKKTDKKGGDKKASAKRKPTAKPRANAPLTSSDGLAPLKKRKPSAE
- a CDS encoding mechanosensitive ion channel family protein; translation: MDIQRFWRDSLDLWGTLDQHPMLHAAIGLAVLLVISLILGRLARFLVLHGARLLARQPALKWLDDLRHNKVFHRLAQTTPSLVLQFGLKLVPELSDTAQLFLGNLALAFTLLFMTMALSCLLDALLDIYARTEHARTRSIKGYVQLAKMMLWIFAAIVIVATLIDRSPLLLLSGLGAMSAVLLLVYKDTLLSFVASVQLTSNDMLHVGDWIEMPQVGADGDVVDITLHTVKVQNFDKTIVSIPTWRLMSESFRNYRGMQQSGGRRIKRSLFIDAAGVRFLTREEEQRLSQVRLLGDYLAGKRQELQSWNEALGPVAELSANRRKLTNIGTFRAFALAYLRNHPDVHANMTCMVRQMQTTAEGVPLEIYCFTTTTVWAEYERIQGDIFDYLLAVLPEFGLSLYQQPSGNDMRVGLAGHVAPVQAPMSRRVEEMSEA
- a CDS encoding DUF2314 domain-containing protein; protein product: MTEQIIYPADDNSPALQTAIANAQATFKFFWRELSWEARRIIKGLDMAAVKMAFPVHGDDPELPTVENMWLSEVAFDGVSISGVLLNEPEWATGFDASQRVTLPFSALTDWMYVSAGEVYGGFTIDAMRSEMPAAERAEHDAAWGLQFAEPGFVALVPAPKGQSQVLLSRALDTPADAQALKQLEEADHPMAVNMVAQVHDALVQHPAMVTDPDEGGWLLLHRETLAGNYPVVSALLEHGADTSALNSLGQTPLQLAEQAGWPRLVRLLRGEEAPLAAPQAPAQQARFAEPDKAQTHTRPHAQTQPREHSRSRWMFVAGVVIVVVMIWLLAR
- a CDS encoding AEC family transporter — translated: MHTVFVIVAPIFALIIVGYLCRRTNKLGDKAAAEINKMVVWLCLPALLFKVTATATWAEIWHPGFIAAFGAGALGMFAITLLWRLRGGHGLVASSIDGLSAGYANTGYIGIPLCLLLFGQPGLQPALISSLIVVCLVFALSLMLIEIGLQDEPEVGRAVGLVLRALAKNPLVVAPLAGAAWAMTGLGLAEPVMHLLDMLALATTPCALVSLGAFLAEKQPRAQASPWPLVVLKLVGQPALTWVLAYKVFHLPEIWAASAVLLAALPTGTGPFMLAEYYNRDAGLISRTILWSTVVSLLTLTALLYALGYAQ